The Oxalobacteraceae bacterium OTU3CINTB1 genome includes a window with the following:
- a CDS encoding zinc-binding alcohol dehydrogenase family protein, translating into MKAVAYRKPLPIDDADALIDIELPTPLAQGRDLLVEVKAISVNPVDVKIRANVAPAEGEDKVIGWDAAGVVKAVGPDVTLFKPGDEVWYAGDLTRAGTNSELHLVDERIVGHKPKNIDFAQAAALPLTAITAWELLFDRLEVSRDKGVQGQSLLVTGAAGGVGSILVQLARQLTGLTIIGTASRPDTAAWVKELGAHHVIDHSKPLNEEIARLGLPPVTYVASLTHTDDHWAAIVEVLAPQGKVAVIDDPAAIDVRLLKRKSASLHWEFMFARSMFNTADIQKQHELLNDVSKLVDTGVLKTTLAERFGTINAANLKRAHALLASNRAKGKIVLEGF; encoded by the coding sequence ATGAAAGCCGTTGCCTACCGCAAGCCCCTCCCCATCGACGATGCCGATGCGCTGATCGACATCGAGCTGCCAACGCCGCTAGCCCAGGGCCGCGACCTGCTGGTCGAAGTCAAAGCAATTTCGGTCAATCCGGTCGACGTCAAGATTCGCGCCAACGTGGCGCCGGCAGAAGGCGAGGACAAGGTCATCGGCTGGGACGCGGCCGGCGTGGTCAAGGCGGTCGGTCCGGACGTCACATTGTTCAAGCCGGGCGACGAAGTTTGGTACGCCGGCGACCTGACCCGTGCGGGCACCAACAGCGAACTGCATCTGGTGGACGAGCGCATCGTCGGCCACAAGCCGAAGAATATCGATTTCGCCCAGGCTGCCGCGCTGCCGCTGACCGCGATCACCGCGTGGGAGTTGCTGTTCGACCGTCTGGAAGTGAGCCGGGACAAAGGCGTGCAAGGACAATCGCTGCTGGTGACCGGCGCGGCGGGCGGCGTCGGTTCGATCCTGGTGCAGCTGGCGCGCCAGTTGACGGGCCTGACGATCATCGGCACCGCCTCGCGTCCGGACACGGCTGCCTGGGTAAAGGAGTTGGGCGCCCACCATGTGATCGACCACAGCAAGCCGTTGAACGAAGAAATCGCCCGTCTTGGCCTGCCACCGGTGACCTATGTCGCCAGCCTGACCCACACCGACGACCATTGGGCCGCGATCGTCGAAGTTCTGGCGCCGCAAGGCAAGGTCGCGGTGATCGACGACCCGGCCGCGATCGACGTGCGCCTGCTCAAGCGCAAGAGCGCCTCGTTGCATTGGGAGTTCATGTTCGCTCGCTCGATGTTCAACACGGCCGACATCCAGAAGCAGCATGAACTGCTGAACGATGTGTCCAAGCTGGTCGACACCGGCGTCCTCAAAACGACCTTGGCGGAACGTTTCGGCACGATCAATGCCGCCAACCTGAAGCGGGCGCACGCCCTGCTCGCGAGCAATCGCGCCAAGGGCAAGATCGTGCTGGAAGGGTTTTAA
- a CDS encoding sphingosine kinase, producing the protein MADDLHYGDLHAAPPARGEKLIEQFRGNALNSIVVIVNASAGQGYCGGWSAALAEKFRAQGAEADITLAKSGEEMIARARRAVSDGAPVVVAGGGDGTINAVASALVGSQTRLGVLPLGTLNHFAKDLNIPLDLDEAVANAVHGVLAQVDVGEVNGRIFLNNSSLGIYPDIVRDREKQQKHLGRSKWHAFARAVFVSARRFPFMSVRLKINGSEHLRRTPFVFIGNNEYMQGLTMGERERLDSGKMYLYVAQKPTRLGLLRYAIHALFGRLSEAKDFDVLSSSDLVIETRHRQIRVATDGEVTVMTPPLCYRSRAKALNVIVPVVPAT; encoded by the coding sequence GTGGCTGACGATTTGCATTACGGGGATCTCCACGCTGCGCCGCCGGCGCGAGGCGAAAAGCTTATCGAACAATTCCGGGGGAATGCTCTGAACAGTATTGTAGTCATCGTCAACGCCAGCGCCGGACAAGGCTACTGCGGCGGCTGGTCCGCCGCGCTGGCGGAAAAATTCCGCGCGCAGGGCGCCGAGGCGGATATCACATTGGCCAAAAGCGGCGAGGAAATGATCGCCCGCGCGAGGCGCGCCGTGTCCGACGGCGCCCCGGTCGTCGTGGCCGGTGGCGGCGACGGCACCATCAACGCGGTCGCGTCCGCGCTGGTGGGCAGCCAGACCCGCCTGGGAGTGCTGCCGCTCGGCACCTTGAATCACTTCGCCAAGGATTTGAACATCCCGCTGGACCTCGACGAGGCGGTCGCCAATGCGGTGCATGGCGTGCTGGCGCAGGTCGACGTTGGCGAGGTCAACGGCCGCATCTTCCTCAACAACTCCAGCCTCGGCATCTACCCCGACATCGTGCGCGACCGTGAAAAGCAGCAAAAGCATCTGGGGCGCAGCAAGTGGCACGCGTTCGCGCGCGCCGTGTTCGTCTCGGCGCGGCGTTTTCCGTTCATGAGTGTGCGGCTCAAGATCAACGGCAGCGAGCACTTGCGCCGCACGCCGTTCGTCTTCATCGGCAACAACGAATACATGCAAGGCCTGACCATGGGCGAACGCGAACGGCTCGATAGCGGCAAGATGTATTTGTACGTCGCGCAAAAGCCCACAAGGCTGGGCCTGCTTCGCTACGCCATCCACGCCTTGTTCGGGCGGCTGTCGGAGGCCAAGGATTTCGACGTGCTTTCGTCCAGCGATCTGGTGATCGAAACGCGCCACCGCCAAATACGCGTCGCCACGGACGGTGAAGTGACCGTGATGACTCCGCCATTATGCTATCGTTCCAGGGCCAAGGCACTGAACGTGATCGTCCCTGTCGTGCCGGCCACGTAG
- a CDS encoding EamA family transporter, translating into MTADKSHVGGGALLAGFALLCSQLSLNVGAAVAKHLFPLIGVEGVTAYRVGFAALLMMAVFRPWRTPLTWPQACNVAVYGSVIGLMNLMIYRSFNLIPLGIAVAIEVAGPLTVAVLSSRRPRDVVAIALAVAGLYFLLPIHGHVDQLNPVGVAYAAGAAVCWALYIVFGKRVSVMHGGQSVAWGMTAASLFILPVGAWYSGSVLLTPSYMAIGLAIAVMSSALPYTLEMLSMRNLSSRTFSMFSSAAPALSALAGMLLLGEHLTVTQWLAIAAIVMASALTTLR; encoded by the coding sequence ATGACCGCTGACAAATCCCACGTTGGCGGCGGCGCGCTGCTGGCCGGCTTCGCGCTGCTGTGCAGCCAGCTGTCGCTCAATGTTGGCGCGGCCGTCGCCAAGCATTTGTTTCCGCTGATCGGTGTCGAGGGTGTGACGGCTTACCGCGTGGGCTTCGCCGCGTTGCTGATGATGGCCGTGTTCCGGCCGTGGCGCACGCCGTTGACGTGGCCGCAGGCCTGCAATGTCGCCGTCTACGGCAGCGTGATCGGGTTGATGAACCTGATGATTTACCGTTCGTTCAATCTGATACCGCTGGGGATTGCGGTGGCGATCGAGGTGGCGGGTCCCTTGACGGTGGCGGTGCTGTCGTCGCGCCGGCCGCGCGATGTGGTAGCGATCGCGCTGGCGGTGGCCGGCTTGTACTTTCTGCTGCCGATCCACGGCCATGTCGATCAACTCAATCCGGTCGGCGTCGCCTACGCGGCTGGTGCCGCGGTGTGCTGGGCGCTGTACATCGTGTTCGGCAAGCGCGTCTCGGTCATGCATGGCGGACAGTCGGTGGCGTGGGGCATGACGGCCGCGTCGCTGTTCATCTTGCCGGTCGGCGCGTGGTACTCGGGTTCCGTGTTGTTGACGCCGTCGTACATGGCGATCGGCCTGGCGATCGCCGTGATGTCCAGCGCGTTGCCGTACACCTTGGAGATGCTGTCGATGCGCAATCTGTCGTCGCGCACGTTCAGCATGTTCAGCAGCGCGGCGCCGGCGCTCAGCGCCTTGGCGGGCATGCTGCTGCTCGGCGAACATCTGACGGTGACGCAGTGGCTGGCGATCGCCGCCATCGTGATGGCGTCGGCGTTGACCACGTTGAGATAA
- a CDS encoding phosphatase PAP2 family protein, whose translation MVFAVSIFGHLASEVMGQEEITVLDLHIANWFNANHFEPMTSIMMAITTVHTMPGVILMASAFGYFLWKRGQIYWIWALVLSVPCGMLLNVLLKVTFQRSRPVFEEPLVTLATYSFPSGHASAATLFYGLVACYVMIARKGWSVRLGTAAACTVMILLVAFSRVYLGAHYLSDVLAGMAGSAAWLTICITGISTLRRRREAKSLSNNSGGML comes from the coding sequence ATGGTGTTCGCCGTCTCCATTTTCGGCCACCTGGCGTCCGAGGTCATGGGGCAGGAAGAGATCACCGTCCTCGACCTGCACATCGCCAACTGGTTCAACGCCAACCATTTCGAGCCGATGACCAGCATCATGATGGCGATAACGACTGTCCACACGATGCCGGGCGTGATCCTGATGGCGTCCGCGTTCGGCTACTTTTTGTGGAAGCGGGGCCAGATTTATTGGATCTGGGCGCTGGTGCTCAGCGTACCCTGCGGCATGCTGCTGAACGTGCTGCTCAAGGTCACCTTCCAGCGCAGCCGTCCCGTGTTCGAGGAACCCCTGGTCACATTGGCGACGTACAGCTTCCCCAGCGGGCACGCGTCGGCCGCGACCCTGTTCTACGGCTTGGTTGCGTGCTATGTGATGATCGCCCGCAAGGGCTGGAGTGTGCGTTTAGGCACAGCCGCGGCCTGTACAGTGATGATACTGTTGGTGGCCTTCAGTCGCGTCTATCTCGGCGCACACTATCTGAGCGACGTGCTTGCCGGCATGGCGGGCAGCGCGGCGTGGCTGACGATTTGCATTACGGGGATCTCCACGCTGCGCCGCCGGCGCGAGGCGAAAAGCTTATCGAACAATTCCGGGGGAATGCTCTGA
- a CDS encoding hemolysin XhlA family protein has protein sequence MDLDLRLAKIESRLDKLEEFAIETRERLAKIEARLEQMATKADLAELSATLVKWIVGMAVGMSVAAVTVMTFVMNNAVPKVPPTPPQTPAPIIIQMPPYR, from the coding sequence ATGGACCTCGACCTCAGACTGGCAAAGATAGAAAGCAGACTCGACAAGCTTGAAGAGTTTGCCATCGAGACGCGCGAACGGCTTGCAAAAATTGAGGCACGTTTGGAGCAAATGGCGACTAAAGCTGATCTTGCCGAGCTTAGCGCTACGCTGGTCAAATGGATCGTCGGCATGGCGGTTGGCATGAGTGTTGCGGCTGTCACGGTCATGACGTTTGTGATGAACAACGCGGTGCCTAAAGTACCGCCAACACCTCCGCAGACGCCGGCGCCAATCATCATCCAGATGCCACCTTACCGATAG
- a CDS encoding LysR family transcriptional regulator, with protein sequence MLRLDDLTVFVRTADRGSLSAAARELEISPALASAGVKRLERELGLRLFARTTRSLRLTEEGEHYLRHAREALRLLKDGHDALIQGQESLGGTLKISMPSDLGRNMLVGWLDQFQAQYPKVSFQLSISDRVSDMYRQPVDIAIRYGRQEDSSLIALPLAPDNRRVLVASPDYIKQHGRLTELKDLARHNCLRFMLEDVIHDRWSFYAHADSEAMAIHVNGNRSADDADLVRRWAVAGLGVAYKSRLDLRDDIRSGRLHILMPDVLGEPTPLNMLCMHRSQITPTVLQLRDFLRAQCEKA encoded by the coding sequence ATGCTGCGACTTGATGATTTGACTGTTTTTGTCCGCACCGCCGACCGTGGCAGCTTGTCGGCGGCGGCGCGCGAACTGGAGATTTCTCCGGCGCTGGCCAGCGCGGGGGTAAAGCGACTTGAGCGGGAGCTCGGCCTGCGTCTGTTCGCCCGCACCACGCGCTCGCTGCGGCTGACGGAGGAGGGCGAGCACTATCTGCGGCACGCGCGCGAAGCGCTGCGGTTGTTGAAGGATGGCCACGACGCACTGATCCAGGGGCAGGAGAGCCTGGGCGGGACGCTGAAGATTTCGATGCCGTCGGATCTGGGGCGCAATATGCTGGTCGGCTGGCTGGACCAGTTCCAGGCGCAGTATCCCAAAGTGAGCTTTCAGCTCAGCATCAGCGACAGGGTCTCGGACATGTACCGGCAGCCGGTCGACATCGCCATCCGATACGGCCGGCAGGAGGATTCCAGTCTGATCGCGCTGCCGCTGGCGCCGGACAACCGTCGCGTGCTGGTGGCCTCGCCCGACTACATCAAGCAGCATGGCAGGCTGACCGAGCTAAAGGATCTGGCGCGGCACAACTGCCTGCGCTTCATGCTGGAGGATGTGATCCATGACCGCTGGAGTTTTTACGCGCATGCCGACAGCGAAGCGATGGCTATCCACGTCAACGGCAACCGCAGCGCCGACGACGCCGACTTGGTGCGGCGCTGGGCGGTGGCGGGACTTGGCGTGGCCTACAAATCGCGGCTCGATCTGCGCGACGACATCCGTAGCGGGCGCCTGCACATCCTGATGCCGGACGTGCTGGGGGAGCCGACGCCTTTGAATATGCTGTGCATGCACCGCTCGCAGATCACGCCGACGGTGCTGCAACTGCGGGATTTTCTGCGCGCCCAGTGTGAAAAAGCGTGA
- the alaC gene encoding alanine transaminase produces MTDTQTPRRFSRIDRLPPYVFNVTAELKLAARRRGEDIIDMSMGNPDGATPSHIVDKLVDTVRRPDTHGYSASKGIPRLRRAITKWYKTRYEVDFDPDSEAIVTIGSKEGLAHLMLATLDAGDTVLVPNPSYPIHIWGAVIAGANIRSVRMTPGVDFFDELERAVRESYPKPKMMILGFPSNPTAQCVELEFFERVVALAKQHDILVVHDLAYADITFDGWKAPSIMQVPGARDVAVEFFTMSKSYNMAGWRIGFMVGNKELVAALARIKSYHDYGSFTPVQVAAIAALEGDQSSVSEICAMYQSRRDVLHKGLCEAGWPVDKPKASMYIWARIPEAYRHLGSLEFSKLLLAEAKVCVSPGIGFGDYGDEYVRFALIENEARIRQGLRGIKAMLRKMME; encoded by the coding sequence ATGACTGACACCCAAACTCCGCGCAGATTTTCGCGCATCGATCGCCTGCCTCCCTACGTTTTCAATGTCACCGCCGAGCTCAAGCTGGCGGCGCGCCGTCGCGGCGAAGACATCATCGATATGTCGATGGGCAATCCCGACGGCGCCACGCCGTCGCACATCGTCGACAAGCTGGTCGACACCGTCCGCCGTCCCGACACGCACGGCTACTCCGCCTCCAAAGGCATCCCGAGGCTGCGGCGCGCGATCACCAAGTGGTACAAGACCCGCTACGAGGTCGACTTCGATCCGGACTCGGAAGCGATCGTCACGATCGGTTCCAAGGAGGGCCTTGCGCACCTGATGCTGGCCACCCTGGACGCCGGCGACACCGTGCTTGTGCCGAACCCGAGCTATCCGATCCACATCTGGGGCGCGGTCATCGCCGGCGCCAACATCCGCTCGGTGCGCATGACGCCCGGCGTCGACTTCTTTGACGAACTGGAACGCGCGGTGCGCGAAAGCTACCCGAAGCCGAAGATGATGATTCTCGGCTTCCCGTCGAACCCGACCGCGCAGTGCGTGGAGCTGGAGTTTTTCGAACGGGTGGTGGCGCTGGCCAAGCAGCACGACATCCTGGTGGTGCACGACCTGGCCTACGCCGACATCACCTTCGACGGCTGGAAAGCGCCGTCGATCATGCAAGTGCCGGGCGCGCGCGACGTGGCGGTGGAGTTTTTCACCATGTCGAAGAGCTACAACATGGCCGGCTGGCGCATCGGCTTCATGGTCGGTAACAAGGAACTGGTGGCGGCGCTGGCGCGCATCAAGAGCTACCACGACTACGGCAGCTTCACGCCGGTGCAGGTGGCCGCGATCGCCGCGCTCGAAGGCGACCAGAGCAGCGTCAGCGAGATCTGCGCGATGTACCAGAGCCGCCGCGATGTCCTGCACAAAGGACTGTGCGAAGCGGGCTGGCCGGTCGACAAGCCGAAGGCGTCGATGTATATCTGGGCGCGCATACCGGAAGCCTACCGCCACCTCGGTTCGCTGGAGTTCTCCAAGTTGCTGCTGGCCGAGGCCAAGGTGTGCGTGTCGCCGGGCATCGGCTTCGGCGACTACGGCGATGAATATGTTCGCTTCGCCTTGATTGAAAACGAGGCGCGCATACGCCAAGGATTGCGTGGCATCAAAGCCATGTTGCGCAAAATGATGGAATAA
- the cls gene encoding cardiolipin synthase, with protein MKSSSMRIWLPMFLMCWGLLGACASLPDVAAMGDKLEPAAATPTVKGKNGDLGTARTKALLAKRWPKGSLDLKQQAVLEEAATGVPLIDGNKVTLLFDGPQTMGEMLKAINGAKNNINLETYIFDQDELGMQFADALIAKRQSGVVVNILYDSVGTIGVPAEFFDRMRKAGVNLLEYNPVNPAKVKGDDWKVNNRDHRKVLIVDGKTAFTGGINISADYSKGSLFRSSAKQTKQKEDVGWRDTHIKLEGPAVHAFQWLFVRQWATQDRTDLPEAEYFPQQVIAGDKVVRVLASDPGGQFEIFKAYSLAIQEAKKSIHLTSAYFVPDRQTIDALIAAAKRGVDVKIVLPGVSDSGLVFHASHALYDELLSNGIKIYHLKLAVLHAKTAVIDGTWSTVGSTNIDTRSFLHNSELNVVVLGAAFGNEMEKAFQEDMRDSKQITLADWRNRPLTDRMKEWAARMMNYWL; from the coding sequence ATGAAATCCTCAAGCATGCGTATCTGGCTTCCCATGTTCCTGATGTGCTGGGGCTTGCTGGGCGCATGCGCCTCGCTGCCCGATGTTGCCGCCATGGGCGACAAGCTCGAACCGGCGGCGGCCACGCCCACCGTCAAGGGCAAGAACGGCGACCTCGGCACGGCGCGCACCAAGGCGCTGCTGGCCAAGCGCTGGCCCAAGGGCTCGCTCGACCTGAAGCAGCAGGCGGTGCTCGAGGAAGCGGCCACCGGCGTGCCGCTGATCGACGGCAACAAGGTCACCCTGCTGTTCGACGGTCCGCAAACGATGGGCGAAATGCTCAAGGCCATCAACGGCGCGAAGAACAACATCAACCTGGAAACCTACATCTTCGACCAGGACGAACTCGGCATGCAGTTCGCCGACGCGCTGATCGCCAAGCGCCAATCGGGCGTGGTGGTCAACATCCTGTACGACAGCGTCGGCACCATCGGCGTGCCGGCCGAGTTCTTCGACCGCATGCGCAAGGCCGGCGTCAACCTGCTCGAATACAACCCCGTCAATCCGGCCAAGGTCAAGGGCGACGACTGGAAAGTAAACAACCGCGACCACCGCAAGGTCTTGATCGTCGACGGCAAGACCGCCTTCACCGGCGGCATCAACATCAGCGCCGACTACTCCAAGGGCTCGCTGTTCCGCTCCAGCGCCAAGCAGACCAAGCAGAAGGAAGACGTCGGCTGGCGCGACACCCACATCAAGCTCGAAGGGCCGGCGGTGCACGCATTCCAGTGGTTGTTCGTGCGCCAGTGGGCCACGCAGGACCGCACCGACCTGCCCGAGGCGGAGTACTTCCCGCAACAGGTGATCGCCGGCGACAAGGTGGTGCGCGTGCTCGCGAGCGATCCGGGCGGACAGTTTGAAATCTTCAAGGCTTACAGCCTGGCGATCCAGGAAGCGAAGAAGAGCATCCACCTGACGTCGGCATATTTCGTACCGGACCGCCAGACGATCGACGCGCTGATCGCCGCCGCCAAGCGCGGCGTGGACGTCAAGATCGTGTTGCCGGGGGTATCGGACAGCGGACTGGTATTCCACGCTAGCCACGCGCTGTATGACGAGTTGCTATCGAACGGCATCAAGATCTACCACCTCAAGCTGGCCGTACTGCACGCCAAGACCGCCGTCATCGACGGCACCTGGTCGACGGTGGGCTCGACCAACATCGACACGCGCAGCTTCCTGCACAACAGCGAGCTCAATGTGGTGGTGCTGGGCGCTGCGTTCGGCAACGAAATGGAAAAGGCGTTCCAGGAAGACATGCGCGACTCGAAGCAGATCACGCTGGCGGACTGGCGCAACCGGCCGCTGACGGACCGCATGAAGGAATGGGCCGCGCGGATGATGAACTACTGGCTGTAA
- a CDS encoding metallophosphoesterase codes for MRTIVHLSDLHFGRVDHALLAPLQELTARLAPDVVVVSGDLTQRAKTEEFKAARAFLDTLPGPQIVVPGNHDIPLYNVATRFLTPLRKYTRYVTLDLAPEYIDDEIAILGINTARSLTFKDGRINDEQVAQMRQRMSAVNPNLTRIIVTHHPFDLPETFDKDDLVDRAPMAMRAFSECGVDLLLAGHLHASHAGNSEKRYKLSGYAALVVQAGTATSTRGRGESNSFNVIRVDAERIEVDRYSWVDGTGSFERVMTECFQRIGEAWHLAAKA; via the coding sequence ATGCGAACTATCGTCCATTTGTCGGACCTGCATTTTGGCAGGGTCGACCACGCCTTGCTGGCGCCGCTGCAGGAACTGACCGCCAGGCTGGCGCCCGATGTGGTGGTCGTCTCCGGCGACCTGACGCAGCGCGCCAAGACCGAGGAGTTCAAGGCCGCGCGCGCCTTCCTCGACACCTTGCCGGGGCCGCAGATCGTGGTGCCGGGCAATCACGACATCCCCTTGTACAACGTCGCCACGCGGTTCCTCACGCCGCTGCGCAAGTACACGCGCTACGTGACCCTGGATCTGGCGCCGGAGTATATCGACGACGAGATCGCCATCCTCGGCATCAATACCGCGCGTTCGTTGACGTTCAAGGACGGGCGTATCAACGATGAGCAGGTGGCGCAGATGCGCCAGCGCATGAGTGCGGTCAATCCCAACCTTACGCGCATCATCGTCACGCACCATCCGTTCGATTTGCCCGAGACGTTCGACAAGGACGACCTGGTCGACCGCGCACCGATGGCGATGCGGGCGTTTTCCGAATGCGGTGTGGATCTGCTGCTGGCGGGGCATTTGCATGCGAGCCACGCGGGCAACAGCGAAAAGCGCTACAAGCTCAGCGGATACGCCGCGCTGGTGGTGCAGGCCGGCACGGCCACGTCCACGCGCGGCCGCGGGGAATCGAATTCATTCAATGTGATCCGTGTGGATGCGGAGCGGATCGAGGTGGACCGCTATAGTTGGGTCGACGGCACCGGCAGTTTCGAGCGCGTGATGACCGAGTGCTTCCAGCGCATCGGTGAAGCGTGGCACCTGGCCGCAAAGGCTTGA